The Dehalococcoidia bacterium genome contains the following window.
CTTCTCCCAGTCCTGGGAGAAGGAGAGGGGCGATCGGGAGGAGGAAGTTCCGGGCCACGCCGGATTAACCCTGCGCTGCTGGTCGCGCCGCGAGGCGCGAAGGGCGCGTGGCCTCACCCCCGGCCCCTCTCCATGGAATGGAGAGGGGAGACGTTTGGTTCCCGCCTTGATCTCAATCCATCCGTCCGAAGATCTCTCCTTCTCCCAGGATTGGGAGCAAGAGGCATGCACCGGGGGATGAGGGCCGATTAGCCCGGCTTCACCTCGATGCCCATCTGCCGGGCGGTGCCGGCGATCTGCTTCATCGCCGCGTCTACATCGTAGGCGTTCAGGTCCTTCAGCTTCACCTGCGCGATCTCGCGCAACTGCGCCTGCGTGACCGAGCCGACGAGCTCCTTCCTCTGGCTGCGGCTGCCCTTCTCCACGCCAGCGGCCTTCTTCAGCAGTTCGGCGGCCGGCGGCGTCTTCAGGATGAAGGTGAAGGAGCGGTCCTCGAAGACGGTGATCTCCACCGG
Protein-coding sequences here:
- the rplK gene encoding 50S ribosomal protein L11 — protein: MAKKVRAVVKLAIPAGKASPAPPVGPALGQHGINIMGFVKEYNEKTASQAGTIVPVEITVFEDRSFTFILKTPPAAELLKKAAGVEKGSRSQRKELVGSVTQAQLREIAQVKLKDLNAYDVDAAMKQIAGTARQMGIEVKPG